One window of the Octopus sinensis linkage group LG3, ASM634580v1, whole genome shotgun sequence genome contains the following:
- the LOC115209877 gene encoding insulin-like growth factor-binding protein complex acid labile subunit, protein MKFNQLHIIWILQFQVAALAFNETINIKNTCYINNFKIFCEYIDLHNKNLNFEQLNGTYMLYLIGTNLHSLQENVFNGTQIKHLSISDNPLTVIDKNAFGGQEEFLESLELSTTDTTELVDFTALQNLYNLETLEIENFYMNQNLNNFTSDKLTKLTKLSLINNKIRDVNINTFAHFQNLTQLTIKNNKLAKMLHPQAFEHLLNLQYLDVSNNAITEITMGNLQNVKKMLQHLDFSSNKITRDHLEHFKNLSKLETLKLDNNRIKSLSGDIFQNMNKLKTLSVRNNQLTKLRKTYLNGLNNLRELFLSGNQLIIEATTMTEVPLLEILYLDNQNLKGTMEIKWLENTSGTLKKLSLKGNSFNNIDLWRAIKTLPHLEFLDLSKCNLAVIPAFAFEQNPKLKAIKLNDNKLESLEEGAFQGLQNTLESIKLSNNQLQVVDECVFNNFNWPEKDISI, encoded by the coding sequence ATGAAATTCAACCAACTGCACATAATTTGGATATTACAATTCCAGGTAGCTGCTTTAGCTTTCAATGAAACAATTAACATCAAAAACACTTGTTATATCAATAACTTCAAAATTTTCTGTGAATACATTGATTTACATAATAAAAACTTAAACTTTGAACAGCTCAATggcacatatatgttatatcttaTCGGAACAAATCTACACTCTCTACAGGAGAATGTTTTCAATGGTACTCAAATTAAGCACTTATCAATATCTGACAATCCATTAACAGTAATTGACAAAAATGCATTTGGTGGACAAGAAGAATTCTTGGAAAGCTTAGAGCTATCAACAACAGATACAACAGAACTAGTTGATTTTACAGCCCTTCAAAACCTGTATAACCTTGAAACTCTTGAAATTGAGAATTTCTATATGAACCAGAATTTAAACAATTTTACTTCTGATAAGCTAACTAAACTGACAAAACTctctttaataaataataaaattcgtGATGTTAACATAAATACATTTGCACATTTCCAGAATTTAACTCAACTtactataaaaaataataagcTAGCAAAAATGCTACATCCACAAGCCTTTGAGCATCTGCTCAACTTACAATATCTTGATGTGAGTAATAATGCAATCACAGAGATAACAATGGGAAATttacaaaatgtaaaaaagatGCTGCAACATTTAGACTTTAGTTCAAACAAAATCACACGTGATCATTTGGAACATTTTAAAAACCTTTCAAAACTTGAAACCCTCAAGTTAGATAACAATAGAATTAAAAGTCTATCAGGTgacatatttcaaaatatgaataaaCTGAAAACCTTGTCTGTGAGAAATAACCAACTTACTAAATTgcgaaaaacatatttaaatggtTTAAATAATCTCAGAGAACTATTTTTAAGTGGAAATCAATTGATCATTGAAGCCACAACAATGACTGAAGTGCCTCtcttagaaattttatatttggaTAATCAAAATCTAAAAGGAACTATGGAAATAAAATGGTTAGAaaataccagtggaacactgaaaAAATTATCGTTAAAAGGCAATAGTTTTAATAACATAGATCTTTGGAGAGCAATTAAAACATTACCACATTTGGAATTCTTGGATCTTTCCAAATGTAATCTAGCAGTAATCCCTGCTTTTGCATTTGAACAGAACCCAAAGCTAAAAGCCATAAAGCTAAATGACAACAAATTAGAGAGTTTAGAGGAAGGTGCATTTCAAGGTCTACAAAACACTTTAGAGTCTATTAAACTCAGCAACAACCAGCTCCAAGTTGTGGACGAATgtgtttttaataatttcaacTGGCCAGAAAAGGATATTTCAATATAG